From a region of the Xanthomonas rydalmerensis genome:
- a CDS encoding lipid-binding SYLF domain-containing protein yields the protein MPLLPRLALLMSTVLFAGHAVAGPEEDERARNALRVLTDIQKIPEQSIPDKLLDEGRAIVVIPDTLKAGLVIGGRRGHGLMSVKRPDGTWSNPVFVKLTGGSIGFQVGVQSSDVVLVFRNDRSLDNIVNGKFTLGADAGVAAGPVGRNAAAATDGQLKAEIWSWSRARGLFAGVALDGAALQIDDAADLNAYGPNTTPRMIFEGRTTNRPSNDIVAFRDKLEEATYAARQSRGTDSSGDSTAAPAPAMPAPQAAPEPTAAPDAAASTAPLQGQAQPAQQGFQPVSDGEIRTEKLDGDR from the coding sequence ATGCCCCTCCTGCCGCGCCTCGCCCTGTTGATGAGCACCGTGTTGTTCGCTGGCCACGCCGTGGCCGGTCCGGAAGAGGACGAGCGCGCCCGCAATGCGCTGCGCGTGCTGACCGACATCCAGAAGATTCCCGAACAGTCCATCCCCGACAAGCTGCTCGACGAGGGCCGCGCCATCGTGGTGATCCCGGACACGCTCAAGGCCGGCCTGGTGATCGGCGGGCGTCGCGGCCATGGCCTGATGTCGGTCAAGCGCCCCGATGGCACCTGGTCCAATCCGGTGTTCGTCAAGCTCACCGGCGGCAGCATCGGCTTCCAGGTCGGCGTGCAGTCCTCCGACGTGGTGCTGGTGTTCCGCAACGACCGCAGTCTGGACAACATCGTCAACGGCAAGTTCACCCTCGGCGCCGATGCCGGCGTCGCCGCCGGCCCGGTCGGGCGCAACGCCGCCGCCGCCACCGATGGCCAGCTCAAGGCCGAGATCTGGTCGTGGTCGCGCGCCCGCGGCCTGTTCGCCGGTGTCGCCCTCGACGGCGCCGCGCTGCAGATCGACGATGCCGCCGACCTCAATGCCTACGGCCCCAACACCACCCCGCGGATGATCTTCGAAGGCCGCACCACGAACCGGCCGTCCAACGATATCGTCGCCTTCCGCGACAAGCTCGAGGAAGCCACCTACGCCGCGCGGCAGAGCCGCGGCACCGACAGCAGCGGCGATTCGACCGCGGCCCCGGCACCGGCCATGCCGGCACCGCAGGCCGCGCCGGAACCGACCGCCGCGCCCGACGCCGCTGCCAGCACCGCCCCCCTGCAGGGCCAGGCACAACCGGCGCAGCAGGGCTTCCAGCCGGTGTCCGACGGCGAGATCCGTACCGAGAAGCTCGACGGCGATCGCTGA
- the tatA gene encoding Sec-independent protein translocase subunit TatA, with the protein MGSLSIWHWLVVLVIVLLVFGTKRLTSGAKDLGNAVKEFKKGMRDEDKPAGQLGDETRSSSEPSRQTQAERDRDAH; encoded by the coding sequence ATGGGCAGTCTTAGCATCTGGCACTGGCTGGTCGTGCTGGTGATCGTGCTGCTGGTGTTCGGCACCAAGCGGCTGACGAGCGGCGCCAAGGATCTGGGCAACGCAGTCAAGGAATTCAAGAAAGGCATGCGCGACGAGGACAAGCCCGCCGGCCAGCTCGGCGACGAGACGCGCAGCAGCAGCGAGCCGTCCCGCCAGACCCAGGCCGAGCGCGACCGCGACGCGCACTGA
- the tatB gene encoding Sec-independent protein translocase protein TatB, with the protein MFDIGFSELLVIAVVALVVLGPERLPKAARFAGLWVRRARAQWDSVKQELERELEAEELKRSLHDVHSSLRQAETQFRDGSEELQRQTEALRREIDPHPPVPPADSASATVPPAAAAATDTSTPRVADSATPLPTPTAPAASAVPAAARGDAAPHPAPSATATGSVQPPSSEPEAPR; encoded by the coding sequence GTGTTCGATATCGGATTCAGCGAACTGCTGGTGATCGCGGTGGTGGCCCTGGTGGTGCTCGGCCCCGAGCGCCTGCCCAAGGCCGCGCGCTTCGCCGGGTTGTGGGTGCGCCGTGCCCGCGCGCAGTGGGACTCGGTGAAGCAGGAACTGGAACGCGAACTGGAAGCCGAGGAACTCAAGCGCAGCCTGCACGACGTGCACAGTTCGTTGCGCCAGGCCGAGACCCAGTTTCGCGACGGCAGCGAGGAACTGCAGCGGCAGACCGAGGCGCTGCGCCGCGAGATCGACCCGCACCCGCCGGTGCCGCCTGCCGACAGCGCTTCGGCGACCGTGCCGCCAGCGGCCGCCGCCGCAACCGACACTTCGACGCCGCGCGTTGCCGATTCGGCCACGCCCCTGCCGACGCCGACGGCGCCAGCAGCGTCCGCCGTGCCGGCCGCCGCGCGCGGTGACGCCGCGCCACATCCGGCGCCCTCCGCCACGGCGACGGGCAGTGTCCAGCCGCCCTCCAGTGAGCCGGAGGCACCACGATGA
- the tatC gene encoding twin-arginine translocase subunit TatC yields MNVEAESSLIEHLIELRARLMRALIGLGVVVVVVLPFSKRLYSWLAEPMLAQLPVGQSVIATHPAGAVIAPLKLAFFLALFVSAPWLLYQAWAFVAPGLYQREKRLALPLLASAVLLFYLGCGFAYFLVLPAVFHFLTTFKPDVIQLTPDAGAYLDFVLAIFFAFGASFELPVALVILALLGWVTPQQLREGRGYAVVGIFVLAAILTPPDVVSQLMLAIPMCLLYELGIIAAAAVTKKPGVEIRE; encoded by the coding sequence ATGAACGTCGAAGCCGAAAGCAGCCTGATCGAACACCTGATCGAACTGCGCGCGCGGCTGATGCGCGCGCTGATCGGCCTGGGCGTGGTGGTGGTGGTGGTGCTGCCCTTCTCCAAGCGCCTGTACTCCTGGCTGGCCGAGCCGATGCTGGCGCAGTTGCCGGTGGGCCAGAGCGTGATCGCCACGCACCCGGCCGGCGCCGTCATCGCCCCGCTGAAGCTGGCGTTCTTCCTGGCCCTGTTCGTGTCCGCGCCGTGGCTGCTGTACCAGGCCTGGGCCTTTGTCGCGCCCGGCCTGTACCAGCGCGAGAAGCGCCTGGCGCTGCCGCTGCTGGCCTCGGCGGTGCTGCTGTTCTACCTCGGCTGCGGCTTCGCCTACTTCCTGGTGCTGCCGGCGGTGTTCCACTTCCTGACCACGTTCAAGCCGGACGTGATCCAGCTCACCCCCGATGCCGGCGCCTACCTGGACTTCGTCCTGGCGATCTTCTTCGCCTTCGGCGCCAGCTTCGAACTGCCGGTGGCGCTGGTGATCCTGGCCCTGCTCGGCTGGGTGACCCCGCAGCAACTGCGCGAGGGCCGCGGCTACGCGGTGGTCGGCATCTTCGTTCTGGCGGCGATCCTGACCCCGCCGGACGTGGTCTCGCAGCTGATGCTGGCGATCCCAATGTGCCTGCTGTACGAGCTGGGCATCATCGCCGCGGCGGCGGTGACGAAGAAGCCGGGAGTGGAGATTCGGGAATAG
- a CDS encoding BPSS1780 family membrane protein has translation MIEIRKLPASAGAEWLLAGMSLLRRAPWALGRLGLVWGLAALIALFLGVLNPTLGMLAQLLMGLAGPLLFGGLVWAVREVDQGRSAEPAHLLQGLQGGRTPNLLVALLPQVVVGLALALLAVVVIGPGGLEQLTTVMNKLNELGQSGAQPDPLQVEQLVATLPALRILLWLMLVAVGFVAVALTLFLFAPQVMFDGRNGIAAIGHGLRACLHNLPAMLVFFVLAFLAMFAFYFALTVVMLVLQFLVGTAVAALVAQLLLMALLMPVLAGIVYAAWKQMFVHAGDAAPAVPPPPSNVFVA, from the coding sequence ATGATCGAGATTCGCAAGCTGCCGGCCTCGGCCGGCGCGGAATGGCTGTTGGCCGGCATGTCCCTGCTGCGACGGGCGCCGTGGGCGTTGGGCCGGCTCGGACTGGTCTGGGGCCTGGCGGCGCTGATCGCGCTGTTCCTGGGCGTGCTCAACCCCACCCTGGGCATGTTGGCGCAACTGCTGATGGGCTTGGCCGGGCCGCTGCTGTTCGGCGGGCTGGTGTGGGCCGTACGCGAGGTCGACCAGGGCCGCAGCGCCGAGCCGGCGCACCTGCTGCAGGGCCTGCAGGGCGGCCGCACGCCGAACCTGCTGGTGGCGCTGCTGCCGCAGGTGGTGGTCGGGCTGGCGCTGGCGCTGCTGGCCGTGGTGGTGATCGGTCCGGGCGGGCTCGAACAGCTGACCACGGTGATGAACAAGCTCAACGAGTTGGGCCAGTCCGGCGCGCAGCCGGATCCGCTGCAGGTGGAGCAACTGGTCGCGACCCTGCCGGCGCTGCGCATCCTGCTGTGGCTGATGCTGGTGGCGGTCGGCTTCGTGGCGGTGGCGCTGACCCTGTTCCTGTTCGCGCCGCAGGTGATGTTCGACGGCCGCAACGGCATCGCCGCGATCGGTCACGGCCTGCGCGCCTGCCTGCACAACCTGCCGGCGATGCTGGTGTTCTTCGTCCTCGCTTTCCTGGCCATGTTCGCGTTCTATTTCGCGCTGACCGTGGTGATGCTGGTGCTGCAGTTCCTGGTTGGCACCGCGGTGGCGGCCCTGGTCGCGCAGTTGCTGCTGATGGCGCTGCTGATGCCGGTCCTGGCCGGGATCGTGTACGCGGCCTGGAAGCAGATGTTCGTGCACGCCGGCGATGCCGCGCCGGCGGTGCCGCCGCCGCCTTCGAACGTCTTTGTGGCTTGA
- a CDS encoding glutamine amidotransferase, with the protein MPLASPVRRRAAPFLILETGEPVATMRRYGRFPHWIRVAAGLAERETVVANVAAGEALPARGDFAGVIVTGSAAFVTDRADWSERSAAWLREAAEDGTPLLGICYGHQLLAHALGGEVAYNPAGRESGTVHIELHPPAAEDPLFAGLPARFPAHATHLQTVLRAPAGATVLARSAQDQCHAFRWGEATWGLQFHPEFATHHMRGYVQARADCLRSAGRCARTIAREVSAAPLARKLLRRFVQHARGQHSSGQAKPR; encoded by the coding sequence ATGCCGTTGGCTTCTCCCGTCCGTCGCCGTGCTGCGCCCTTCCTGATCCTCGAAACCGGCGAACCGGTGGCGACGATGCGGCGCTACGGCCGCTTTCCGCACTGGATCCGTGTCGCCGCCGGCCTGGCCGAGCGCGAGACGGTGGTGGCCAATGTCGCCGCCGGGGAGGCCTTGCCGGCGCGGGGCGACTTCGCCGGGGTGATCGTCACCGGCTCGGCGGCGTTCGTCACCGACCGGGCCGACTGGAGCGAGCGCTCGGCGGCCTGGCTGCGCGAGGCCGCCGAGGACGGCACGCCGCTGCTGGGCATCTGCTACGGCCACCAGCTGCTGGCGCACGCGCTGGGCGGGGAGGTCGCCTACAACCCGGCCGGGCGCGAATCGGGCACGGTGCACATCGAACTGCATCCGCCCGCCGCCGAGGATCCGTTGTTCGCCGGCCTGCCGGCGCGGTTCCCTGCGCATGCCACGCATCTGCAGACGGTGCTGCGCGCGCCGGCCGGCGCCACGGTGCTGGCGCGCTCGGCGCAGGACCAGTGCCACGCCTTCCGTTGGGGCGAGGCGACCTGGGGCCTGCAGTTCCATCCGGAGTTCGCCACCCACCACATGCGCGGCTACGTGCAGGCGCGTGCCGACTGTCTACGCAGCGCCGGACGCTGCGCCCGTACCATCGCCCGCGAGGTCAGCGCCGCACCGCTGGCACGCAAACTGTTGCGGCGCTTCGTTCAGCACGCACGCGGGCAGCACAGCAGCGGCCAGGCAAAACCGCGATAA
- a CDS encoding substrate-binding domain-containing protein, producing MRSPLISLVLATLLSVSAAVAAAPESGRPAQSTTLTVLSSGGIMGAIRAVAPDYERSTGVRLHIEAAPSMGDTPQAIPNRLARHEPADVLLMVGAALDKLVANGQARPASRVDLGESYIAMAVKQGAPKPDISTMEAFRKTLLDSQSVAYSDSASGVYLSRTLFPRMRLGAGFAAKARMIPAEPVGAVVARGEAQLGFQQLSELKPVPGIAIVGLIPKQAQQMTLYSGAVATASTKPQAAQALLDYLASPAAAKAIAESGLTPMAGKK from the coding sequence ATGCGCAGTCCGCTGATTTCCTTGGTCCTGGCCACGCTGCTGAGCGTGTCCGCAGCGGTGGCGGCGGCGCCGGAGTCCGGCCGTCCCGCCCAGTCCACGACGCTGACGGTGCTCAGTTCCGGCGGCATCATGGGCGCGATCCGCGCCGTCGCGCCCGACTACGAACGCAGTACGGGAGTGAGGCTGCACATCGAGGCGGCGCCGTCGATGGGCGACACGCCGCAGGCCATTCCCAACCGCCTCGCCCGGCACGAGCCGGCGGATGTGCTGCTGATGGTCGGCGCGGCGCTCGACAAGTTGGTGGCCAACGGCCAGGCGCGCCCCGCCAGCCGCGTGGACCTGGGCGAGTCCTACATCGCCATGGCAGTCAAACAGGGCGCACCGAAACCGGACATCTCCACGATGGAGGCCTTCCGCAAGACCTTGCTCGACAGCCAATCGGTGGCCTATTCCGACAGCGCCAGCGGCGTCTATCTGTCGCGCACGCTGTTCCCGCGGATGCGGCTCGGCGCCGGCTTCGCCGCCAAGGCGCGGATGATTCCCGCCGAGCCGGTCGGCGCAGTGGTCGCACGCGGCGAGGCACAACTCGGTTTCCAGCAACTGAGCGAACTCAAGCCGGTTCCGGGCATCGCCATCGTCGGCCTGATCCCCAAGCAGGCACAGCAGATGACGCTGTACTCCGGCGCCGTCGCCACCGCCAGCACGAAGCCGCAGGCGGCGCAGGCGCTGCTGGATTACCTGGCGTCTCCTGCGGCGGCCAAGGCCATCGCGGAGAGCGGCCTCACGCCGATGGCCGGGAAGAAATAA
- a CDS encoding GspE/PulE family protein, protein MDSRPAAPPASLPAEPAVALPPGRLSFERVAAALLADGLVAPAERGRVQFSAQTARTVSDVHPLVLLSNLKLAATRPPGSELSLERLTEWLAQRCGLRYLRIDPTRVDVAAVTGVVSHAYARRHRILPLALQPERLLVATSEPLALDWLGDVQHLARRRIEVVVVNPLDLHRYTMEFFGVTRSVRGAKDGRTEQSSGLPSFEQLVELGRGGDVNADDHHIVHIVDWLLQYAYEQRASDIHLEPRREAGRMRFRIDGVLHKVLEVPPAVMTAIVSRIKVLGRMDLAERRRPQDGRIKTRSPGGRETEMRLSTMPTAFGEKCVMRIFDPDAAFKSVDQLGFSPQEAAGWNALVERPHGIVLVTGPTGSGKTTTLYSTLKRLATPDVNVCSVEDPIEMIATEFNQMQVQTNIDLDFASGVRTLLRQDPDIIMIGEIRDLETAQMAVQASLTGHLVLSTLHTNDAPSAITRLLDLGVPHYLVASTLNGVLAQRLVRTLCGHCKRPHTLEPHEWDALREPGEALPEPLQPYAPVGCLECRRTGYLGRVGLYELLPVTPRLRTLIRADMDLAGFSRAAQDEGVRTLRRAGLEKVAAGLTTIEEVLSVLPPRE, encoded by the coding sequence ATGGATTCGCGCCCTGCCGCGCCCCCCGCGTCGTTGCCCGCCGAGCCCGCCGTGGCATTGCCGCCGGGCCGGTTGAGCTTCGAGCGCGTGGCCGCCGCACTGCTCGCCGACGGCCTGGTCGCGCCGGCCGAACGTGGTCGCGTGCAGTTCTCGGCGCAGACCGCGCGCACCGTCAGCGACGTGCATCCGCTGGTGCTGCTGTCCAATCTGAAACTGGCCGCGACCCGTCCGCCGGGCAGCGAGCTGAGCCTGGAACGGCTGACCGAATGGCTGGCGCAGCGCTGCGGCCTGCGCTACCTGCGCATCGATCCCACCCGGGTCGACGTGGCTGCAGTCACCGGCGTGGTCTCGCACGCCTACGCGCGCCGCCACCGCATCCTGCCGCTTGCCCTGCAGCCCGAGCGCCTGCTGGTGGCCACCAGCGAACCGCTGGCGCTGGACTGGCTCGGCGATGTGCAGCACCTGGCGCGGCGCCGCATCGAAGTGGTGGTGGTCAACCCGCTGGACCTGCATCGCTACACGATGGAGTTCTTCGGCGTGACCCGCTCGGTGCGCGGCGCCAAGGACGGGCGCACCGAACAGAGCAGCGGCCTGCCCAGTTTCGAGCAACTGGTGGAACTGGGCCGCGGCGGCGACGTCAACGCCGACGACCATCACATCGTGCACATCGTCGACTGGCTGCTGCAGTACGCCTACGAGCAGCGGGCCAGCGACATCCACCTGGAGCCGCGGCGCGAAGCCGGGCGCATGCGCTTCCGCATCGACGGCGTGCTGCACAAGGTGCTGGAAGTGCCGCCGGCGGTGATGACCGCCATCGTCAGCCGCATCAAGGTGCTCGGGCGCATGGACCTGGCCGAGCGGCGGCGGCCGCAGGACGGGCGCATCAAGACCCGCTCGCCGGGCGGGCGCGAGACCGAGATGCGCCTGTCGACCATGCCCACCGCCTTCGGCGAGAAGTGCGTGATGCGCATCTTCGATCCTGATGCCGCGTTCAAGAGTGTGGACCAGCTCGGCTTCAGCCCGCAGGAAGCGGCCGGCTGGAACGCGCTGGTGGAACGCCCGCACGGCATCGTGCTGGTCACCGGCCCCACCGGCTCGGGCAAGACCACCACGCTGTACTCCACGCTCAAGCGCCTGGCCACGCCGGACGTGAACGTGTGCAGTGTGGAGGACCCGATCGAGATGATCGCCACCGAGTTCAACCAGATGCAGGTGCAGACCAACATCGACCTGGATTTCGCCAGCGGCGTGCGCACCCTGCTGCGGCAGGACCCGGACATCATCATGATCGGCGAGATCCGCGACCTGGAAACCGCACAGATGGCGGTGCAGGCCTCGCTGACCGGACACCTGGTGCTGTCGACCCTGCACACCAACGATGCGCCCTCGGCAATCACCCGCCTGCTCGACCTGGGCGTGCCGCACTACCTGGTCGCCTCCACCCTCAACGGCGTGCTGGCGCAGCGCCTGGTGCGCACCCTGTGCGGCCACTGCAAGCGCCCGCACACGCTGGAGCCGCACGAGTGGGACGCGCTGCGCGAGCCGGGCGAGGCCTTGCCCGAGCCGCTGCAACCCTACGCCCCGGTTGGCTGCCTGGAGTGCCGCCGAACCGGCTACCTAGGCCGGGTGGGCCTGTACGAACTGCTGCCGGTGACCCCGCGCCTGCGCACCCTGATCCGCGCCGACATGGACCTGGCCGGCTTCAGCCGCGCCGCCCAGGACGAGGGCGTGCGCACGCTGCGCCGCGCCGGCCTGGAAAAGGTGGCCGCCGGGCTGACCACCATCGAGGAAGTGCTGTCGGTGTTGCCGCCGCGGGAGTGA
- the glyQ gene encoding glycine--tRNA ligase subunit alpha has product MSVTRSVPITFQGLIQTLNQFWAQHGCVLIQSLDLEVGAGTFHPSTFLRALGPEPWNAAYVQPSRRPTDGRYGENPNRLQRYYQYQVAMKPNPDNIQQLYLDSLKALGIDPLVHDLRFVEDNWESPTLGAWGLGWEVWLNGMEVTQFTYFQQAGGLECKPVLGEITYGLERLCMYLQNCDNVYDLVWTYGPDGTPVTYGDVYHQNEVEQSAYNFEHANVAELFHRFDACEQEAQALVEVGLPLPAYEQVTKASHAFNLLDARRAISVTERQRYILRVRALAQAVAKAYYAQREKLGFPGVKK; this is encoded by the coding sequence ATGTCCGTCACCCGGTCCGTACCGATCACGTTCCAGGGTCTGATCCAGACCCTCAACCAGTTCTGGGCGCAGCACGGCTGCGTGCTGATCCAATCGCTGGACCTGGAAGTGGGCGCCGGCACCTTCCATCCGTCCACGTTCCTGCGTGCGCTCGGACCGGAGCCGTGGAATGCGGCCTACGTGCAGCCCAGTCGCCGCCCCACCGACGGCCGCTACGGCGAGAATCCGAACCGCCTGCAGCGCTACTACCAGTACCAGGTGGCGATGAAGCCGAACCCGGACAACATCCAGCAGTTGTACCTGGATTCGCTCAAGGCGCTGGGCATCGATCCGCTGGTGCACGACCTGCGCTTCGTCGAGGACAACTGGGAATCGCCGACGCTCGGTGCCTGGGGCCTGGGCTGGGAAGTGTGGCTCAACGGCATGGAAGTCACCCAGTTCACCTACTTCCAGCAGGCCGGCGGCCTGGAGTGCAAGCCGGTGCTGGGCGAGATCACCTACGGTCTCGAGCGCCTGTGCATGTATCTGCAGAACTGCGACAACGTCTACGACCTGGTGTGGACCTACGGCCCCGATGGCACGCCGGTCACCTACGGCGACGTCTACCATCAGAACGAGGTGGAGCAGAGCGCGTACAACTTCGAACACGCCAACGTGGCCGAACTGTTCCACCGCTTCGACGCGTGCGAGCAGGAAGCGCAGGCGCTGGTCGAGGTCGGGCTGCCGCTGCCGGCCTACGAACAGGTGACCAAGGCCAGCCACGCCTTCAACCTGCTCGACGCACGCCGCGCGATCTCGGTGACCGAGCGCCAGCGCTACATCCTGCGCGTGCGCGCGCTGGCACAAGCGGTGGCCAAGGCCTACTACGCGCAGCGCGAGAAGCTAGGCTTCCCCGGCGTCAAGAAGTGA
- the glyS gene encoding glycine--tRNA ligase subunit beta, protein MSEHLPLLIELGTEELPVKALPGLAQALFDGVIAGLEKRGIAVERGDAKPLSTPRRLAVLLPGVAVEQPEQRAEVLGPYVNIALDADGQPTRALQGFAAKAGIDWTALERASDAKGERFVHRAVNPGARTATLLPEILREAIAAMPIPKPMRWGDHDYGFARPVQWLVLVFGSEVVPMPLFGVEAGRDSRGHRFLHDAPVPLAQPGDYVAALQAAQVLVDPDVRRARIVAEVEQAAREAGGSARIAEDNLEQVVNLVEWPSAVLCKFEPAFLAVPQEALIETMESNQKFFPVLDDGGKLTEHFIGIANIVSRDVAEVAKGYERVIRPRFADAKFFFDEDLKQGLEAMGAGLASVTYQAKLGSIADKVQRVAALAEAIAAQVGVDPAQARRAAELSKNDLQSRMVNEFPELQGIAGRHYAVAAGEPSEIALAIDEAYQPRFAGDDIALSPLGKVLAIAERLDTLAGGFAAGLKPTGNKDPFALRRNALGLARTVIESGFDLDLRKLLDKAQDAVAFAKTEQKTKQAESAAAKARAVGADAHAVPQSGGTSLAEIEEVFDFILDRLRGYYADKGVPATQFNAVAALFSVAAEAAPTGGTAGAAGATATAALGSLYDFDRRIDAIGTFAALPEAEALAAANKRIRNILRKAEGEIPAQIDPTLLREPAESALAEAVEAAIVETDGALRQHDYVTVLNFLARLRPQVDAFFDGVMVNADDPALRRNRLALLKRLGDRLGSVAAIEHLSA, encoded by the coding sequence ATGAGCGAACACCTTCCCCTGCTGATCGAACTGGGCACCGAGGAACTGCCGGTCAAGGCATTGCCGGGCCTGGCCCAGGCGCTGTTCGACGGCGTGATCGCCGGGCTGGAGAAGCGCGGCATCGCGGTCGAGCGCGGCGACGCCAAGCCGCTGTCCACGCCGCGCCGGCTGGCGGTGCTGCTGCCGGGTGTGGCCGTCGAGCAACCGGAGCAGCGCGCGGAAGTGCTTGGCCCCTACGTCAACATCGCGCTGGACGCGGATGGCCAGCCGACCAGGGCGCTGCAGGGCTTCGCCGCCAAGGCCGGGATCGACTGGACCGCGCTGGAGCGCGCCAGCGACGCCAAGGGCGAGCGCTTCGTGCACCGTGCGGTGAACCCGGGCGCGCGCACCGCGACGCTGCTGCCGGAGATCCTGCGCGAGGCGATCGCGGCGATGCCGATCCCCAAGCCGATGCGCTGGGGCGATCACGACTACGGCTTCGCGCGGCCGGTGCAGTGGCTGGTGCTGGTGTTCGGCAGCGAGGTGGTGCCGATGCCGCTGTTCGGCGTGGAAGCCGGCCGCGACAGCCGCGGCCACCGCTTCCTGCACGACGCACCGGTGCCGCTGGCGCAGCCGGGCGACTACGTGGCCGCACTGCAGGCCGCGCAGGTGCTGGTGGACCCGGACGTGCGCCGCGCGCGCATCGTCGCCGAGGTCGAACAGGCAGCGCGCGAGGCCGGCGGCAGCGCGCGCATCGCCGAGGACAACCTGGAGCAGGTGGTGAACCTGGTCGAATGGCCGTCGGCGGTGCTGTGCAAGTTCGAGCCGGCGTTCCTGGCGGTGCCGCAGGAAGCACTGATCGAGACCATGGAGAGCAACCAGAAATTCTTCCCGGTGCTGGATGACGGCGGCAAACTCACCGAGCATTTCATCGGCATCGCCAACATCGTCTCGCGCGACGTCGCCGAAGTGGCCAAGGGCTACGAGCGGGTGATCCGTCCGCGCTTCGCCGACGCCAAGTTCTTCTTCGACGAAGACCTCAAGCAGGGCCTGGAAGCGATGGGCGCCGGCCTGGCCAGCGTCACCTACCAGGCCAAGCTCGGCAGCATCGCCGACAAGGTGCAGCGCGTGGCCGCGCTGGCCGAAGCGATCGCCGCGCAGGTCGGCGTGGACCCGGCGCAGGCGCGCCGCGCCGCCGAACTGAGCAAGAACGACCTGCAGTCGCGCATGGTCAACGAGTTCCCGGAACTGCAGGGTATCGCCGGCCGCCACTACGCCGTCGCCGCCGGCGAGCCCAGCGAGATCGCCCTGGCGATCGACGAGGCCTACCAGCCGCGCTTCGCCGGCGACGACATCGCCCTGTCGCCGCTGGGCAAGGTGCTGGCGATTGCCGAACGCCTGGACACGCTGGCCGGTGGGTTCGCCGCCGGCTTGAAGCCCACCGGCAACAAGGATCCGTTCGCACTCCGGCGCAATGCGCTGGGGTTGGCGCGGACGGTGATTGAGAGTGGGTTTGATCTAGATCTGCGGAAACTGCTCGATAAAGCGCAGGACGCAGTTGCTTTCGCAAAGACTGAGCAAAAGACCAAGCAAGCCGAAAGTGCCGCAGCGAAAGCGCGCGCCGTGGGTGCCGACGCTCACGCTGTTCCGCAGTCGGGTGGTACCTCGCTTGCGGAGATCGAGGAGGTCTTCGACTTCATCCTCGACCGCCTGCGTGGCTACTACGCCGACAAGGGCGTGCCGGCGACGCAGTTCAATGCAGTGGCCGCGTTGTTCTCGGTCGCGGCTGAAGCCGCTCCTACAGGTGGCACTGCGGGCGCTGCAGGAGCAACCGCAACCGCGGCGCTCGGTTCGCTCTACGACTTCGACCGCCGCATCGACGCGATCGGTACCTTCGCCGCCTTGCCGGAAGCCGAGGCGCTGGCCGCGGCCAACAAGCGCATCCGCAACATCCTGCGCAAGGCCGAGGGCGAGATTCCGGCGCAGATCGACCCGACCCTGCTGCGCGAGCCGGCCGAAAGCGCGCTGGCCGAGGCGGTGGAAGCGGCGATCGTGGAGACGGACGGCGCGCTGCGCCAGCACGACTACGTCACCGTGCTGAACTTCCTGGCGCGGCTGCGTCCGCAGGTGGACGCGTTCTTCGACGGCGTGATGGTCAACGCCGACGACCCGGCGCTGCGCCGCAACCGCCTGGCCCTGCTCAAGCGTCTGGGTGACCGCCTCGGCAGCGTCGCGGCGATCGAACACCTGTCGGCGTAA